Part of the Streptomyces sp. f51 genome is shown below.
CGCGGGAGCTGGTCCCCATGGTGTCCGTCCCGGCCGCGCTCGACGCGGTCCGCGGCGGCCAGGCCGCCGGCGCGCTCGTCCCGATCGAGAACTCGGTCGAGGGCGGTGTCACCGCCACCCTCGACGAGCTGGCCAAGGGCGACCCGCTGATGATCTACCGCGAGGTCGTGCTGCCGATCGCCTTCGCCCTGCTGGTCAGGCCCGGCACCGCGCTGACGGACGTCAAGACGGTCACCGGGCACCCGGTCGCCCAGCCCCAGGTGCGCAACTGGCTGGCCGCGCATCTGCCGGACGCCCTCTGGGAGTCGGCGGCGTCGAACGCGGACGGCGCCCGGCTGGTCCAGGAGGGCCGTTACGACGCGGCATTCGCCGGCGAGTTCGCCGCCGCCACCTACGGCCTCGAACCGCTGGTGACCGAGATCCACGACGCGGCGAACGCCGAGACGCGCTTCGTGCTGGTCGGCCGCCCGGCCCGGCCCGCCGCGCCGACCGGCGCCGACAAGACGTCCGTCGTCATCTGGCTCGGCGACGACCACCCCGGAGCACTGCTCGAACTGCTCCAGGAATTCGCCGTGCGCGGTGTCAACCTGATGCGGATCGAATCCCGCCCGACCGGCCAGGGCATCGGCAATTACTGCTTCTCCGTCGACGCCGAGGGCCATATCACCGACCGCCGGGTCGGCGAGGCGCTGATGGGTCTCAAGCGAATCTGCCCCCAGGTGCGCTTCCTCGGTTCGTACCCGCGGGCCGGTGTCGAACTGGAGGACGTGGCGCCGCTGCGGCCCGGTACGTCCGACCACGCATTCTCCGCGGCCTCGGACTGGCTCGCGCGCTGCGCCGACGGCCGGTTCTGAACGGGCGGGTCCACACCCGTCCGAGCGTTTCCCCCAGGTCCCGCCTGCCCCTTTTCCGTCATCCACAAAGTTATCCACAGGTGCGCTTCTCGACCTGGGGACAAGTCGACAACGAAGCACTACATCATCGACAAATCGGCTACTCGACCCATGTCCGTCCACACCCCTGCACGTCCCTCTTCGTCTACCCTTTTCCATTGATCAACCCGATGGGGCGAATCGTTTACACCCGAAAGTGGACGTACGGAGGGTTTGGACCGGGAATTCCTCGGCCGACGAAGCAGGATCGGAATGATCAATTCCGACATCCACAGATCTTCCACACAGCCTGTGGATAACTAGCACGAGGGGTCGAGCCCTGTGGACAACCCCGCCCGCAAGTCCCGCCCCGCACAAGGAAATCCGGTCAACGGGTGAGGCGCCGTCTGCCCCGTTTTAGGGAGTAGGCCCCTTTTCCTTGACGTCGTTCGGTGATCAAGGGATTCGACCCGGCATTTCACTCATACCGTGACAGCGGTCACCCTCTGGAATATCGGGTCGTTGGGCGGAAGCGGGCACCGGTAGCCTTGAGGGGTGATTGACCTTCGCCTGCTCCGTGAGGACCCCGACCGTGTTCGCGCCTCCCAGCGCGCCCGTGGAGAGGATGTCGCGCTCGTCGACTCCCTTCTCTCCGCCGACGAGCGGCGCAGGTCGTCCGGCGTCCGCTTCGACGAGCTGCGTTCCGAGCAGAAGTCGCTCGGCAAGCTGATCCCCAAGGCCTCCCCCGACGAGCGGGCCGAGCTGCTCAAGAAGG
Proteins encoded:
- the pheA gene encoding prephenate dehydratase, whose translation is MSATRYTYLGPEGTFTEAALRTLPEAATRELVPMVSVPAALDAVRGGQAAGALVPIENSVEGGVTATLDELAKGDPLMIYREVVLPIAFALLVRPGTALTDVKTVTGHPVAQPQVRNWLAAHLPDALWESAASNADGARLVQEGRYDAAFAGEFAAATYGLEPLVTEIHDAANAETRFVLVGRPARPAAPTGADKTSVVIWLGDDHPGALLELLQEFAVRGVNLMRIESRPTGQGIGNYCFSVDAEGHITDRRVGEALMGLKRICPQVRFLGSYPRAGVELEDVAPLRPGTSDHAFSAASDWLARCADGRF